A genomic stretch from Hemicordylus capensis ecotype Gifberg chromosome 5, rHemCap1.1.pri, whole genome shotgun sequence includes:
- the MICALL1 gene encoding MICAL-like protein 1 isoform X3, which produces MVSMKVPDCLSIMTYVSQYYNHFNNPGQARVPPPMKRSVVASSSTLPANRPVVAPETTSAPQNDVAEDSSEQPQQTTLSSTCSACQQHVHLVQRYLVEGKLYHRQCFRCKECSSTLLPGSYKPGPEWGTFVCTQHRGKLGLSGRTERRPSPDLPCVGKSSEARMVNTGEEQVSGVPQPSATEEAGKAGGRSVDGAEVEAPLGQPKNEALSSAPCSPIPPKPPVPAKPLMTSQGKVSLQHGQLKETRPTPAPRKSTDTAALSPPNSHPVPKPRVNVQNEGSSEPGSGLVNGRTTEVCPPVPKPRGRPTSSDRAGEGPRSRDPPWIALVQAEAKKKPAPPPPPGSSKETPPRALEEEADGEEEEGKARGREGRPAPKEPKPYNPFEDEEGEEVEEEEEGSATPQKQEQSASEATSKAAHPWYGITPTSSPKTKKRPAPRAPSASPLAPHPISRLSRSEPSSSSPSPALSLESITSECSAKAAVTLDETSVPKSSSEPTVHAPAACVVSCTDPSLVNVSSRESPTALPSCSTNSSFSSSSDLTGYGNEVPGGIAQTIRSRSVGNLEASPGRLSPKPPANAIPTPILLASELGSGTARNSPSPKAQPKSSCKENPFNRKPSPVTSPSIKKTPKGPKPARPPAPGHGFPLIKRKVQSDQYVPVEDIYGEMDSIEQQLDELEHQGVELERKLRSMENADAPEDGLLVDWFKLIHEKHMLVRRESELIYIFKQQNLEQHQADVEYELRCLLNKPEKDWTDEDRVREKVLMQELVTIIEQRNAIINCLDEDRQREEEEDKMLEAMIKKKEFHKEAEADSKKKGKFKPMKVLKLLGNKHESKSKSPKEKS; this is translated from the exons AATGATGTTGCTGAAGACTCGTCAGAGCAGCCCCAGCAAACCACCCTAAGCAGCACGTGCTCAGCTTGCCAACAACATGTCCACCTGGTCCAGCGCTATCTGGTTGAGGGCAAACTGTACCACCGTCAGTGTTTCAG GTGTAAAGAATGCTCCAGCACGCTCCTCCCTGGATCTTACAAGCCTGGGCCTGAATGGGGCACATTTGTGTGTACCCAGCATCGTGGCAAACTGGGCCTCAGCGGGAGGACAGAGCGTAGGCCCAGCCCAGATCTTCCGTGTGTGGGGAAAAGCAGCGAGGCTCGGATGGTGAACACTGGTGAGGAGCAAGTGAGTGGCGTTCCACAGCCATCAGCCACGGAAGAGGCGGGAAAAGCAGGGGGAAGAAGTGTCGATGGAGCAGAGGTCGAGGCGCCTCTTGGCCAGCCAAAGAATGAAGCCCTCAGCTCTGCGCCTTGCTCCCCGATCCCGCCGAAGCCTCCTGTGCCAGCGAAACCACTTATGACCAGCCAGGGAAAAGTGAGCCTGCAGCATGGACAACTCAAGGAGACTCGACCAACCCCTGCCCCCAGGAAGAGCACTGACACAGCAGCCTTGTCACCACCCAACTCCCATCCTGTCCCAAAGCCCAGAGTCAACGTGCAGAATGAGGGCTCCAGTGAGCCAGGATCTGGCCTAGTCAATG GTCGGACTACAGAAGTCTGTCCTCCAGTTCCAAAGCCCAGAGGTAGACCCACATCTTCGGACCG AGCCGGAGAAGGGCCAAGGTCAAGAGATCCTCCCTGGATTGCCTTGGTCCAGGCGGAAGCCAAGAAaaagcctgctcctcctcccccaccggGCAGTAGCAAGGAGACCCCACCAAGGGCTCTGGAAGAGGAGGCAgatggagaagaggaggaagggaaggcaagAGGCAGAGAGGGCAGGCCCGCTCCCAAGGAGCCCAAACCTTACAACCCCTTTGAGGAtgaagagggggaggaggttgaagaggaggaggagggatccgCCACGCCCCAGAAGCAAGAGCAGAGTGCGAGTGAGGCCACTTCCAAGGCTGCTCACCCTTGGTATGGCATCACCCCCACCAGCAGCCCCAAGACAAAGAAGCGGCCAGCTCCAAGGGCCCCCAGTGCCTCTCCGCTGG CTCCGCACCCCATCTCTAGGCTCTCCCGCTCAGAGCCATCTTCCTCCAGCCCATCTCCTGCTCTGAGCCTGGAGAGCATCACATCCGAGTGTTCGGCCAAGGCTGCTGTCACCCTGGACGAGACCTCGGTGCCCAAGAGCTCCTCTGAGCCGACGGTCCATGCCCCAGCAGCATGCGTGGTCTCCTGCACGGACCCCTCGCTTGTCAACGTGTCCTCCCGTGAGAGccccacagctctccccagcTGCTCCACTAACTCCTCCTTTTCCTCGTCCAGCGATTTGACTGGCTATGGCAATGAGGTGCCTGGGGGAATAGCACAGACTATACGAAGCCGCTCGGTTGGGAACCTGGAAGCCAGCCCGGGGCGGCTATCTCCCAAGCCTCCTGCTAATGCCATTCCCACACCCATCCTCTTGGCATCAGAGCTGGGCAGCGGGACTGCCAGGAACTCTCCATCCCCCAAGGCACAGCCAAAG TCATCCTGCAAAGAGAATCCCTTCAACCGGAAGCCATCACCTGTCACCTCCCCATCGATTAAGAAAACCCCAAAGGGACCCAAGCCAGCAAGGCCTCCTGCTCCAGGCCATGGCTTTCCACTCATCAAACGGAAG GTTCAGTCGGACCAATATGTCCCAGTTGAGGATATTTACGGCGAGATGGACAGCATTGAACAGCAGCTGGATGAGTTGGAGCACCAAGGAGTAGAGCTGGAGAGAAAACTCCGCAGCATGGAGAACG CAGATGCTCCTGAAGATGGTCTGCTGGTCGACTGGTTTAAGCTCATCCATGAGAAGCACATGCTGGTACGCCGGGAGTCTGAACTCATCTACAT TTTTAAGCAGCAGAATTTGGAGCAGCATCAGGCCGACGTAGAGTATGAACTGCGATGCCTTCTCAATAAACCTG AGAAAGACTGGACGGATGAGGACCGAGTGAGAGAGAAGGTGCTGATGCAAGAACTAGTGACCATTATTGAACAACGGAACGCCATCATCAACTGCTTGGACGAGGACCGGCAAAG ggaggaagaggaggataaaATGTTGGAAGCCATGATTAAAAAGAAAG AATTCCACAAGGAGGCAGAGGCTGACAGCAAGAAGAAAGGGAAATTCAAGCCCATGAAGGTACTGAAGCTGCTTGGGAACAAACACGAGTCAAAGAGCAAGTCACCCAAGGAGAAAAGCTAG